In Cicer arietinum cultivar CDC Frontier isolate Library 1 chromosome 1, Cicar.CDCFrontier_v2.0, whole genome shotgun sequence, one DNA window encodes the following:
- the LOC140919235 gene encoding glucose-6-phosphate/phosphate translocator 2, chloroplastic-like: protein MNYYACLSMMSLLILTPFAIAVEGPKVWAVGWQTAVSQIGPNFVWWVVAQSVFYHLYNQVSYMSLDQISPLTFSIGNTMKRISVIVSSILIFHTPLQPINALGAAIAILGTFIYSQAKQ, encoded by the exons ATGAACTATTATGCTTGTCTCTCAATGATGTCTCTATTAATTCTCACACCTTTTGCCATTGCTGTGGAAGGTCCCAAAGTTTGGGCTGTAGGCTGGCAAACTGCAGTGTCTCAAATTGGTCCCAATTTTGTATG GTGGGTGGTTGCTCAGAGTGTGTTCTATCATTTGTATAATCAAGTATCATACATGTCTCTTGATCAGATTTCACCCTTAACATTTAGTATAGGAAACACAATGAAGAGAATTTCTGTAATAGTCTCTTCAATCCTTATTTTTCACACTCCACTTCAACCTATCAATGCTCTTGGAGCCGCCATTGCAATTCTTGGCACCTTCATCTATTCACAG GCTAAACAGTGA
- the LOC101492580 gene encoding glucose-6-phosphate/phosphate translocator 2, chloroplastic-like, giving the protein MISSIKCTTSSLTKLPLQRPQISNLPTIQNVEQNMSLSLLSSKKPLYLSSTENFALLTKPNRKNVTLCQAYEADRSRPLEINIELPNEEEAQRLKIGLYFATWWALNVVFNIYNKKVLNVFPYPWLTSTLSLAAGSLIMLISWVTRVADSPKVDLDFWKALFPVAMAHTIGHVAATVSMSKVAVSFTHIIKSGEPAFSVLVSRFLLGEPFPMPVYFSLLPIIGGCALAAVTELNFNMIGFMGAMISNLAFVFRNIFSKKGMKGK; this is encoded by the exons ATGATCTCTTCAATCAAATGCACAACATCATCACTCACAAAGCTTCCTCTTCAAAGGCCTCAAATTTCAAATCTACCAACCATTCAAAATGTTGAACAAAACATGTCTCTTTCTCTACTCTCTTCAAAGAAACCTCTCTACCTATCATCCACTGAGAATTTTGCATTATTGACAAAACCCAATAGAAAGAATGTGACTTTGTGTCAAGCCTATGAAGCTGATAGATCAAGGCCACTTGAGATTAACATTGAGCTTCCTAACGAAGAAGAAGCTCAAAGACTCAAGATTGGATTGTATTTTGCTACTTGGTGGGCTTTGAATGTTGTTTTCAACATATACAACAAGAAAGTTTTGAATGTTTTTCCTTATCCTTGGCTTACTTCCACTCTGTCCTTAGCTGCTGGTTCTCTCATTATGTTAATTTCATGGGTCACTAGGGTTGCTGATTCCCCAAAAGTTGATTTGGATTTCTGGAAGGCCCTTTTTCCT GTTGCTATGGCACACACAATTGGGCATGTTGCTGCAACTGTGAGCATGTCAAAAGTAGCAGTTTCATTCACTCACATCATCAAGAGTGGAGAACCAGCTTTCAGTGTCCTAGTTTCAAGATTCTTGCTTGGAGAACCATTCCCTATGCCAGTTTACTTCTCATTGTTGCCAATAATTGGTGGTTGTGCACTAGCTGCTGTAACTGAGCTCAATTTCAATATGATTG GATTTATGGGGGCTATGATATCAAATTTGGCATTTGTGTTCAGGAATATATTCTCAAAGAAAGGAATGAAGGGAAAG